From one Culex quinquefasciatus strain JHB chromosome 3, VPISU_Cqui_1.0_pri_paternal, whole genome shotgun sequence genomic stretch:
- the LOC6033991 gene encoding glycerol-3-phosphate acyltransferase 3-like isoform X3, translating into MEVLASVSSVLSMFALTPVISLMFFIIFLASIGKSLGVRRMYVSLLVKIFEYGRQNIESIRKQQFANLDTSDTDDGSTQAGKETADAGSEGDKPDCASKLNGNANKHLSNGDLANGGNSVISRVESLILLPDVDGTRSKSRESNHEDGQNDSLEFKLSNCLDYVKSGMEAIIEDEVTSRFEAEELKNWNLLTRTNRHYEFISLKLTIIWVFGFFIRYVILMPSRVFICFVGVVYCVIGFAIVGIIPQRKLRVRANDYVFKRTFRIICRSLSAVIRFHNAQFKPKNCGFCVANHTTPIDIAILSTDHSYSLVMWLTLCTALVGCIPEGPTKRWMVKMVLIQCFGVLSSALSSVVNYHNLENRPLNGICVANHTSPIDVLMLMCDNCYSLIGQRHGGFLGVLQRALARASPHIWFERAEAKDRMAVAKRLKEHVSDPNNPPILIFPEGTCINNTSVMQFKKGSFEVGGVIYPVAIKYDARFGDAFWNSSRYSMMQYLYMMMTSWAIVCDVWYLPPMTRGEDESAIDFANRVKGVIAKQGGLVDLVWDGQLKRMKPKKEWMEKQQEEFTKRLKGE; encoded by the exons TATGGCCGTCAAAATATCGAGTCCATCCGGAAGCAACAGTTTGCCAACCTGGACACATCGGACACGGATGACGGCAGCACCCAAGCTGGCAAAGAAACCGCCGATGCTGGTTCCGAGGGCGACAAACCGGACTGCGCCAGCAAACTCAACGGTAACGCCAACAAGCATCTCTCGAACGGTGACCTCGCCAACGGAGGCAACTCGGTCATAAGTCGTGTTGAGTCGCTTATTCTGCTGCCGGACGTCGACGGCACCCGGAGCAAGAGCCGCGAATCGAATCACGAGGACGGG cAAAATGACTCTTTAGAGTTTAAATTATCAAACTGTTTGGATTACGTTAAATCCGGAATGGAAGCAATCATCGAAGATGAAGTGACAAGTAGATTCGAGGCAGAAGAGCTGAAGAATTGGAATCTGCTCACTCGAACGAACCGGCATTATGAATTTATATCGTTGAAGCTAACCATTATCTGGGTGTTTGGGTTCTTTATTCGATATGTTATTCTAATGCCAAGTAGAGTATTTATCTGTTTCGTTGGG GTCGTCTATTGCGTGATAGGATTTGCCATTGTCGGCATAATACCCCAGCGGAAGCTGCGAGTGCGCGCGAATGATTATGTGTTCAAACGTACGTTCCGCATAATCTGCCGCTCCTTGTCCGCGGTGATTAGATTCCACAACGCACAGTTCAAGCCAAAAAATTGTGGCTTTTGCGTCGCGAATCATACGACTCCAATTGATATTGCAATTCTTTCAACAGACCACTCCTACTCTTTG GTCATGTGGTTGACATTATGCACGGCACTGGTCGGTTGCATACCGGAAGGACCCACCAAACGATGGATGGTGAAGATGGTTTTGATACAGTGCTTCGGTGTACTCTCGAGTGCCCTGTCGTCCGTTGTCAATTATCATAACTTAGAGAATCGCCCATTAAACGGCATCTGCGTGGCGAACCACACAAGTCCCATCGATGTGTTAATGTTAATGTGTGATAACTGTTATTCGTTG ATTGGGCAAAGACACGGCGGCTTTTTAGGAGTATTGCAGCGAGCTCTGGCACGGGCTTCGCCACACATCTGGTTCGAGCGTGCGGAAGCAAAAGACAGAATGGCAGTTGCTAAAAG ACTGAAAGAGCACGTGTCGGATCCTAACAATCCACCGATTCTGATTTTCCCCGAGGGTACTTGCATCAACAACACTTCTGTAATGCAATTCAAAAAAGGAAGTTTCGAAGTTGGAGGTGTGATCTACCCAGTTGCGATAAA ATACGATGCACGGTTCGGAGACGCGTTCTGGAACAGCTCGCGATATTCGATGATGCAGTATTTATACATGATGATGACATCGTGGGCAATAGTATGTGATGTCTGGTATCTTCCTCCGATGACGCGCGGCGAGGACGAATCCGCGATCGACTTTGCCAACCGGGTGAAGGGCGTAATCGCGAAACAGGGCGGTCTGGTCGACCTGGTGTGGGACGGCCAGCTGAAGCGCATGAAGCCAAAGAAGGAATGGATGGAGAAGCAGCAGGAAGAGTTTACCAAACGACTCAAGGGAGAATGA